The genomic window TACAAGGGAGCCAAGCGCCGCCTGGCCCCGCCGCCCTCGGGGTGGGAAAGCTGCAGCGACGAGGAGCTCGGCGCGCTCTGGGCGGCCGCCCGCGTCGTTGCCACGCAGCTCCGCGCGCCCTGACCACGATCACGACGCCCCCGCGCGAGGGCCGCCGTCAGAGGTACGGGCACTGGTGCGTTATATAGAAATTGGCCAGACTTCGGTCAGACCGCCGCACGAGCCCGCTGCCGCACCGCCGCGCAGGCCCGCCACCTCCGATGCGAAAAGCAGAATGAGCACCCCGACCCTGAAGCGCTTGCTCGGCACCGCGGCGCTCGCGCTGGCGCTGGCCGCCTGCACGGACTCCACCGGCTCGGGCGAGAACCCGAGCGGTGCGCTCTCCTTTACCTACACCGGCGCCGAGATCGGTGAGTTCGTCGCCACCGGCTCGTTCGACCCCGACGCCAACGAACTGCTCGACTACAGCGCGGCGTTCGTCGTGCGTGGCGAGCTCGTCGTCCTCGCGTCGGACAAGCTGGCGAGCGGCCGCAGCAACCTGTTCGTCCTTTACGCGCCGCCCTCGGTGAGCTCCACCACCTGCACTGCCGCGACGCCGGAGAGCTCCTGCCTGATCCGCGGCGAGTTCCTGACCGGCGTCAGCAGCGACCCGAACGAGGGGAACACGGGGCTGTACACCGGCTACGTGGGCAACGTGCAGGTGACCGAGATCGCGAACAACCGGGCGCGTGGCACCTTTTCGATCATCGTGGAAGGCGTGGATGCCACGGACGGCTCGATCGAGGTCCGCACCGGGAGCTTCGACGCGCCCATCGTCTCGGCGTTCCAGCTCGATCCCAACCGCGGCCGCTTCCCGCCGGCCGCCGCGCCGATCTTCAGCCGGGCGCGCTCGTTCCGCTAGCCGGCACGCCCGCCGCAGTGAAAGGCCCCTCCGCCCTGGCCGGCGGAGGGGCCTTTTCTTGCCGGAGCACCGCTGTCTTCACGCTGAACCTGCCGTTCGGATGGACGCAAACCACGGATGGATGACTGATATGAGGAAGACGCAGGAGATCCCGCTTTCGGTGCTGGACCTGGTGCCGATCGGGGCGGGGGCGACGGCGAGCCAGGCGCTGCGCAACTCGGTGGAGCTGGCGCGGCTGGCCGAGCGGCTGGGATACACGCGCTACTGGTTCGCCGAGCACCACGGGATGCCCAGCATCGCCAGCTCCGCGCCCGAGATCCTGATCGGGCACGTAGCCTCGGCCACGGAGCGGATCAGGGTGGGGTCGGGGGGCATCATGCTCCAGAACCACGTTCCGCTCAAGGCCGCCGAGGCGTTCCACACGCTGGAGGCGCTGCACCCCGGGCGTATCGACCTGGGGATCGGCCGCGCGCCGGGGACGGACCCGCTGACGTCGAGCGCGCTGCGCCCCTTCGACCCCGCCAAGTTCCGCGACCACCTTGCCGAGATGATGGGGCTGTCGCGCGGCGACCTGCCGGAGGACCACCCGTTCCGCGGGGTGCGCGTGATCCCCTCCGGCGTGTCGCTGCCGCCGGTGTGGCTGCTGGGCTCCAGCGGGGCGAGCGCGCGGCTGGCGGGGGAGCTGGGGACGGGGTACAGCTTCGCGCGCCACTTCAGCCCCACCCCGCCCGCGCCCGCCATCGAGGCCTACCGCGCCAGCTTCCACCCCTCCGCGCAGTTCCACGAGCCGCACGTCATCCTGGGCGCCGCGGTGATCTGCGCGGAGACGGACGAGGAGGCGGCGTACCTTTCCGCGTCGATGGACCTGGTGTGGGTGCGCATCACGCGCGGCGAGTTCGCGCCGATCCCGACGCCGGACGAAGCGCTCGCGTACGAGTACACACCCCGCGAGCGCGCCATCGCGGACAGCTACCGCAGGCTGGTGATCGTCGGCAGTCCCGAAACGGTCCACCGCGAGATCGCCCGCGTCGCCGCTGAGGTGGGCGCGGACGAGGTGATGGTGACCGCCACCATCCACGACCACGCGGCGCGGCTGCGCTCCTACGAGCTGCTGGCCGAATCGGCCGCGCTCCCCGCCTGAGGAGGCGCCGTGGAGCTGGGCATCTACACCTTTGCGGAAGCCACGCCGGACGCGGCGACGGGGGAGACGGTCAGCGCCGCCGAGCGGCTGCGCGACCTGATGGAGGAGATCGATCTGGCGGACCAGGTGGGGCTGGACGTCTTCGGCGTGGGCGAGCACCACCGCCCGGACTACGTCGCCTCGTCCCCCGCCGTCGTCCTCGCCGCCGCGGCGATGAGGACGAAGCGCATCCGCCTGACCAGCGCCGTCACCGTGCTCAGCTCGGATGATCCGGTTCGCGTCTTCCAGGACTTCGCCACGCTCGACCTGCTCTCCGGCGGGCGGGCGGAGATCATGGCGGGGCGCGGGTCGTTCATCGAGTCGTTTCCGCTCTTCGGCTACGACCTGGGCGACTACGACGAGCTCTTCGCCGAGAAGCTGGGACTGCTGCTGAAGCTGCGCGAGGGGGAGCGCGTGACGTGGTCGGGCCGGCACCGGGCGCCGCTCACGGGGCAGGGCGTGTATCCGCGCCCCATCCAGGACCCGCTGCCGGTGTGGGTGGCGGTGGGCGGCACGCCGCAGTCGGTGGCGCGCGCCGCCACGCTGGGACTGCCGATGGCGCTCGCCATCATCGGCGGGCAGCCGGAGCGGTTCGCGCCGTTCGTGGAGCTGTACCGCGAGACCGCCCGCCGCGCCGGGCACGATCCCGCGAAGCTCCCCGTCAGCATCAACTCGCACGGCTACATCGCGGACGGCTCACGGCAGGCGGCGGACGAGGCGTTCGGCCCCACGGCGGTGACGATGAACCGCATCGGCCGCGAGCGCGGCTGGCCTCCGCTCACGCGCGCGGCGTTCGACGCGTCGCGCACGTTGCGAGGCGCCAACTTCGTGGGGAGCCCGGAGGAGGTGGCGGAGAAGATCCTCTTTCAGCACGAGATCTTTCGGCACGACCGTTTCATGGTGCAGTTCAGCGTCGGCACCATGCCGCACCGCCAGGTCATGCGCTCCATCGAGCTGTTCGGCACGCGCGTGGCGCCGGTGGTGCGCGCGGCAACAACAGCCTCACACAGAGACACAGAGGGCACGGAAAGAACAACATAAGGTGTTTCTCTGCGTCTTGAAGTTCCCTCCGTGCTCTCTGTGTGAGGGTTTTCAGCGGTCGCGCTGCTTGCGGAACTCGCCCTCGCGGCTGGCGCGGTGCCACTCCATCTCCTCGTCCGTCACCGGCTTGATCAGGATGTCCGACGCGAGCCAGGTGGTGAGCGAAAAGGGATAGAAGAGGAACGGAAGGACGGCGATGAACGCGATCCCGCCCCACTGCAGCAGGTCCCACGGCACGTCCGGCCAGGTGACGACGACGAGCAGCACCACCACGGCCAGGAAGACGAGCCCGCAAAAGACGTAGTTGAACATGATCCCGCCCAGGAAGAAGTCCTCCTCCCCCCGGTCCGAACGCAGCCCGCACTCCGGGCACTTGTGCTTCAGCTTGAACCACGTATTCAGCAGCCGCGCCTTGCCGCAGTGCGGGCAGCGCAGCGTCAATCCGCGCCCGTACAGCCGTCCCGCACGCTTCAGGCTCAGCTCCTCCGGGTTGGCCCAGCGGCGCTCCGGTCCGCTCATCTCATCCTCCAGCCACGAGTTACTGCGTACGTTGAATCACGAACAATGATCGCCCGCCGCGCTCCGGTTCGAAAGGCGGCATCCGCTGCACTTCCGTAGGGTGATACACCACATGGCACGGAGGTGGCACCCCACGGCGCGGCGACGGAACGCGAACCCGGGAGAGGAGGCGGCGATGCCCCGCGGATGGAATCGCAAGGACGAGCGGATGTACGAGCACGTCAAGGAGAGCGCCGAAGCGCGCGGCGTGCCGGAGGACGAGGCGCAGGAGATCGCCGGGCGCACGGTCAACAAGAAGCGCCGCCAGGAAGGGCGCACCCCCAACAAGCGCACGCAGGGCACGGGGAACCCCAACCGCCCGCTGGAGGAGCACACGCGCGACGAGCTCTACAACATGGCAAAGGAAAGAAAGATCGAGGGGCGCAGCAAGATGACCAAGGACGAACTGATCCGCGCGGTGGGACGATGACGAAGCGGGCCGGCGGCAGCTGCCGCCGGCCCGCTCCACATCCCTCGAAGGAGCGTTACGCCGTCGGCCGCTCCAGGGCGGAGCTGAGGGCGGCGGCGGCCTTGTTCACCGCCTTGCGCGCCTCGCCCACCACGGCGCCCATCCCAAAGAACTCGTGGGTGACGCCTTTGTAGAGGTGGTACTTCACCGGCACGCCCGAGTCGCGCAGCCGGTCGTACAGCTGGTCGCTGTCCGAGCGGAGCGGGTCGATCTCCGCCGCGATGAGGGTGACCGGCGGCAGGCCGTGCAGGTCCGCGTGGATCAGCGAGATCAGCGGGTGCCCCGTGTCTGGCGCGCCGCGCAGGTAGTGGTGCAGGAACCACTGCATCATCGGCCGGTTCAGCGGCTTGGCGTCCGCGTTCTCCTCGTACGACTCGGAGTCCGTGTTGCCGTCGGCGATGGGGTACACCGCCAGGATGTGCGCAGGCAGCCGCACCCCCCGGTCGCGCGCGATCACTGCCGTGGAGATCGCCAGGTTGCCCCCCGCGCTCTCCCCCGCCAGCGCGATGCGGTACGGGTCGCCGTTGATCTCCGCGGCGTTGGAGAGCGCCCACACGTAGGCCGCGTAGGCGTCCTCGTGCGCGGCCGGAAAGCGGTGTTCCGGCGCCTTGCGGTACTCCACCGACATCACCACCGCGCCCACCGCGTTGCAAAGCGCGCGCGCGGACGAGTCGTAGGTGTCGTTGGTGGCGATCACCCACCCGCCGCCGTGCGTGTACACGATGACGGGGAAGGGCCCCGCCCCGCGCGGCGCGTAGATGCGCACCGGCAGCGGCCCGCCGGGGCCGGGGATGGTGCGCTCCACCACGCTCCCCACCTCCTCCGGCTCGGCGCTCTTGCCGTGCTTGCGCAGCAGCGCCATCACCGCCTCGGCGGGGGTGGGCTGGCGCCGCGCCTCCTCGGGGGTGAGCTGTTCGACGGGCTCGCCGCCCAGCATCTCCAGGTGCTCCAGCACGTGCCGCATCTCGCGGTTGGCGCGCGACATCGTGTCGCCGCCGCCGGTGATGCGCTCGCGCGCCCCGCCGTACACCCGCCCAAAGAGCCCGGAGCGCACCGCCCACACCGTCCCTACGCCCAGGACGCCCAGGAGCAGGGCGGAGCGGAGCGGGTTCTCGGCGGCGCTGGTGTACGCGCTGGACTCCATCACGTGCCCCGGGTAGTCGCCGCGCTCGCTGCCGGCCGTCGTCGGCGCGTAGAGCGCGTCGTTGCGGCGCTTGGTGCCGCGGGGGGCGCGCTCCTGGTCCCACACCACGTTCTCCGCGTAGCTGCCGAAGAGGCGCGGGGCCCAGCGCCACATCATCGACATCTGCTTCCCCGAACCGCCCACGATCAGCTCGCGGCGCGGGTGCTCGGCACAGTGCAGGATGGCGTCCGCCACCACGTCGGGCGCGTAGACGGGGGGCGGAATCTCGGGATCGGCGCCCTCCATGTGGTTGTGCGCGTGCTCGGTAAAGGGCGTGTCGATGGAGGCGGGGCGGATGAGCGTCACCGCCACCGGCGCGCCGTCGTGCTCCAGCTCCATGCGCAGCGCATCGGTGAAGCCCTTTACCGCGTGCTTGCTGGCCGCGTAGTGCCCGTGCATCGGAATGGGGACGCCGCTCTCCACGCTCCCCACGTTGATCAGCGCGCCGCCGTTCTGCCTAAGGTGCGGCAGGGCGGCGAGGGCGCCGTGCACCATCCCCCAGTAGTTGGTCTCAAAGAGGCGCCGCGCATCGCCCAGCGGCGTCCGCTCCAGCTCGCCATACATCCCGATGCCGGCGTTGTTGACCCACGTGTCGATGCGCCCGAAGGCGTGCACCGCCACGCGCGCCAGTTCGCGCATCGCCCGCTCGTCGCCCACGTCGCCGGCCAGCCACTCGGCTTCCGTGCCCAACGCGCGCAGCTCGTCCGCAATCTGGGCGAGCGCCTCCGCGTTGCGCGAGCTGATCACCACCCGCGCCCCGCGCCGCGCCGCCTCGCGCGCCGTCGCCAGCCCGATCCCGCTGTCCGCCCCCGTGATGACGATCACCTGATCGCCCACCGCTCTCAGCCGCATCTTCATCGTTCCCTCCAGTCCCATGGGTGCCCTGCGTAGGGCGCGCGGCCTTCGCAAGCGGCGGGCCGTGCGGGGCTCCGCATCACCTCTCCCGCGCGATTCCGTTGACAACCTCTCGCGGCGCGGAGCAATATGCGTCGCCCGCCGCATCGACCGTTGAATCCCGGGGAGCCTCGCCCATGCACTTCAGCATCGCATCCGTCGACGTGGATTGGTCGTTTGTCGCTCTATCTCTCGTCTTGCTCGTCGTTTACGTCTTGCTGACGGTGGTGGCGGGGCGCCGTTTCGGCCTCCGGGGGCTCTGGGCCGCCTGGATCGTGGCCGTCGTGGCCACGAGCCTGTTCCCCCTGGTGATCCACGGCGCGCACTTCGCGCACCTCGACGCCGTGACGATGGTCCTCCACACCGCGGTCGTGGCCGTGCCGATGGCGATCAGCGCGTGGGTGATCGCGTCCACCCTCCGCCGGCCGCGCCCGGTCGGTGTCCCCGTCCAGCTCGCGCTCGGCACAGTCTCCTTCGTACTCGCGTTCCTGGTAGTCGCGGCGGCGGTTTTCGTCGTGCTGTTCACGCACTGAGTCGCCGACCCGGCATCATGACTGGAAAGCAGGTCGCGCTGCTGCGCGGCATCAACGTTGGGAAGGCGAAGCGCATCGCGATGGCGGATCTGCGCGCGCTGGTCGCGGAGCTCGGCTTTGGGGACGTGAAGACGCTCCTCAACAGCGGCAACGTCGTCTACACGGCCACGGATACTGAGCCGGAGGACGCCGCGGCGCGCATCGAGGAGGCGATCGTCGCGAAGACGGGCATCTCCTCGCGCGTCACCGTGCTCACCGCGGCGGAGGTGGCGGAGGCGGTCGACGGGAATCCGTTCGGCGAGGTGGACAATCCTTCGCGGTTCCTCGTCACCGTGCTGCGCGACCCCGCGGATCGTGCCCTGCTCGAGCCGCTGGCGAAGGAGGACTGGGGCACGGACTCGCTCGCCCTCGGCCGGCGCGTGGCGTACGCGTGGTGCAGGGACGGCGTCCTGGAAAGCCGCCTCCCCGACGCCCTCAACCGCCTGCTCGGCGACCGGGGGACGGCGCGCAACTGGGCCACGATGCTGAAGCTTCGCGCGCTCGCCGAAGAGCCCGGATAGCATCGAGGTACCCGAAAAACATGCTTGCTGCCCCTGATCGTGCACGCCTATACTCCCCGTCTGCACCGCCCCGCCGCATCCCACCCCGCCGAAAAACGAGGGAAAGCCATGAGCGAGATCCAGTTCTCCGACAATCACCAGGATCTCTCGACGGACACCGGGTTCCAGTTCGAGTTCTACTGCGAAGGGT from Longimicrobium sp. includes these protein-coding regions:
- a CDS encoding Rho termination factor N-terminal domain-containing protein, whose protein sequence is MPRGWNRKDERMYEHVKESAEARGVPEDEAQEIAGRTVNKKRRQEGRTPNKRTQGTGNPNRPLEEHTRDELYNMAKERKIEGRSKMTKDELIRAVGR
- a CDS encoding DUF983 domain-containing protein is translated as MSGPERRWANPEELSLKRAGRLYGRGLTLRCPHCGKARLLNTWFKLKHKCPECGLRSDRGEEDFFLGGIMFNYVFCGLVFLAVVVLLVVVTWPDVPWDLLQWGGIAFIAVLPFLFYPFSLTTWLASDILIKPVTDEEMEWHRASREGEFRKQRDR
- a CDS encoding LLM class flavin-dependent oxidoreductase; translated protein: MELGIYTFAEATPDAATGETVSAAERLRDLMEEIDLADQVGLDVFGVGEHHRPDYVASSPAVVLAAAAMRTKRIRLTSAVTVLSSDDPVRVFQDFATLDLLSGGRAEIMAGRGSFIESFPLFGYDLGDYDELFAEKLGLLLKLREGERVTWSGRHRAPLTGQGVYPRPIQDPLPVWVAVGGTPQSVARAATLGLPMALAIIGGQPERFAPFVELYRETARRAGHDPAKLPVSINSHGYIADGSRQAADEAFGPTAVTMNRIGRERGWPPLTRAAFDASRTLRGANFVGSPEEVAEKILFQHEIFRHDRFMVQFSVGTMPHRQVMRSIELFGTRVAPVVRAATTASHRDTEGTERTT
- a CDS encoding DUF1697 domain-containing protein, producing MTGKQVALLRGINVGKAKRIAMADLRALVAELGFGDVKTLLNSGNVVYTATDTEPEDAAARIEEAIVAKTGISSRVTVLTAAEVAEAVDGNPFGEVDNPSRFLVTVLRDPADRALLEPLAKEDWGTDSLALGRRVAYAWCRDGVLESRLPDALNRLLGDRGTARNWATMLKLRALAEEPG
- a CDS encoding SDR family oxidoreductase; this encodes MKMRLRAVGDQVIVITGADSGIGLATAREAARRGARVVISSRNAEALAQIADELRALGTEAEWLAGDVGDERAMRELARVAVHAFGRIDTWVNNAGIGMYGELERTPLGDARRLFETNYWGMVHGALAALPHLRQNGGALINVGSVESGVPIPMHGHYAASKHAVKGFTDALRMELEHDGAPVAVTLIRPASIDTPFTEHAHNHMEGADPEIPPPVYAPDVVADAILHCAEHPRRELIVGGSGKQMSMMWRWAPRLFGSYAENVVWDQERAPRGTKRRNDALYAPTTAGSERGDYPGHVMESSAYTSAAENPLRSALLLGVLGVGTVWAVRSGLFGRVYGGARERITGGGDTMSRANREMRHVLEHLEMLGGEPVEQLTPEEARRQPTPAEAVMALLRKHGKSAEPEEVGSVVERTIPGPGGPLPVRIYAPRGAGPFPVIVYTHGGGWVIATNDTYDSSARALCNAVGAVVMSVEYRKAPEHRFPAAHEDAYAAYVWALSNAAEINGDPYRIALAGESAGGNLAISTAVIARDRGVRLPAHILAVYPIADGNTDSESYEENADAKPLNRPMMQWFLHHYLRGAPDTGHPLISLIHADLHGLPPVTLIAAEIDPLRSDSDQLYDRLRDSGVPVKYHLYKGVTHEFFGMGAVVGEARKAVNKAAAALSSALERPTA
- a CDS encoding LLM class flavin-dependent oxidoreductase, whose amino-acid sequence is MRKTQEIPLSVLDLVPIGAGATASQALRNSVELARLAERLGYTRYWFAEHHGMPSIASSAPEILIGHVASATERIRVGSGGIMLQNHVPLKAAEAFHTLEALHPGRIDLGIGRAPGTDPLTSSALRPFDPAKFRDHLAEMMGLSRGDLPEDHPFRGVRVIPSGVSLPPVWLLGSSGASARLAGELGTGYSFARHFSPTPPAPAIEAYRASFHPSAQFHEPHVILGAAVICAETDEEAAYLSASMDLVWVRITRGEFAPIPTPDEALAYEYTPRERAIADSYRRLVIVGSPETVHREIARVAAEVGADEVMVTATIHDHAARLRSYELLAESAALPA